A segment of the Primulina tabacum isolate GXHZ01 unplaced genomic scaffold, ASM2559414v2 Contig1246, whole genome shotgun sequence genome:
ATTTTCGACgttttttacgattttacgcttgttcTAAAAAAATCGTTATAAACCCAACGGACACGctgccaaaacatgataaaaaatgaacaaagatgacaattttttaaaagaaaaccaTGCTGGAAACCGTAGGAAAGATTACAGTAAAGGAACGTGGGTTGGTTGGTTTGTGCAATTCAAGTGGCTTGTTTCTTATGCATGGGGGCaggtggctcgaccaggtctggaggttgggtcctaagggtagtggtctagggctgggttgggtcctaggACGGCTAGGTGCGTGGGagtggctagggaagagtcctagtgaacTAGGACTCTCTACAAAGCTCGATCGCGGCTGCTGTGGTTCGGGAAAGAGGGCAACGTGGCTAGGGGCGAGTCAGGAGGGTCCTCTAGTGTCTACGGTTGATGGGCAAGGGCTGGGTCAGAGTCTGGAGCGGCTAGGCTGGCCTCTGGCTCGAGATAGCGCAAGAGAGCTCAAAGGCGCGCATGTGGTTATGCTGAATTCAGGTGGCTCGCTACTTGTGTTCAGGGGCTTGCTGGTCTGTGTTGGTTCTGAGCGTGGATCAGGGATGGTTAGGAAGGGCTGGGCTCGGTAGTGGCCTGGTTAGAAGCCTCCACGCAAAGTTGACAGCAGCAGCATGAGAAGAGCATTGCGCGCAGCCTTGCAGCACGTCGTGCGTGGCTCAGGGGCTCGGGCTGGGGGTGGCTCGGGTCTGGTactggtctagggtcagtaagggtcatgggtggtcaagtggttaagggctggaagagtcctagttgggttaggagtcctagatatGCAAGGGAACTCACACACACGTGCAGTACATGGTCATGTTTCAGGTGAGTTTGAGCGACTTAGGTGCTAGCTCTTTGGGCTGGACGTGGTCGTAGGGTGCCTAGGttggttggctagggtttggttcGAGGTGGCCCGAGCAtgactcgagtaaattgggagatggctcgggttgatCGGTTAAGGGTCATATAACGAAAATTTAAGGAAGAAATTTCGAACCATGGGTCCAACAGGGTGGATCATggcttggaagggtagaataaatattaaaaatattatgtttaaaatttgggatcaaaataatgagttttggaattatccgggatttaattgccgcacgaaacgttaattaaaaaattaattgaaacgcctagttttaggcTCCATAAAAttgtgaaaaattatatttaaacttaaataattatttagaataatcccaTGTCTTTAAAAGttagaaaaagataaaatcgggaatttttacgtccaggggcaaaagagtcttttcacacttaggaaaatacgtaaacgcttggcagcgtcccgaaggatcataatgcttgtaaaattatattttattatttaaaatgatgattttgattatattatatatttttatgatttatggtaaagttgtgcaatttttactgtttaaaatgctatttttggaaagttgttttattttttgatttttaaagaaaatgaaaaatatttttgagggatgtgaattgactgtgacaaaagatatgatatatgatatatgattttgtggagatgacgtgagggccaaggacccagagggagcccatataCGGGCCATGATATGTTATTGAAAGCTTATAACAAAAATGATtgttatgatatatgatttatgatgaggattaaagttatttttaaaatgatttatttatgttcaaagcttattttaaatgatttttaaaaaatttatttatgcttaaagttattttaaaatgattttgcgatttatgatttaattatgctaaaatgattttaaaatggtttatctatgttcaaaagattattttaaataaaatatgatttttaaatgcatgtgaatgtatatgtattatttgatattcatgtttagaacgtgttgtgtttttagactcactaggtttgtatgatgcatgattgacatgatttatgggaggtgctgatgcttgagtggatcaagtgcagcagtacacacccgaggacctttatgtttccgcactagctagatatattaaaaatttaaagatttatgttaatgattcttattagagatatttttatactTAATGTTATTGTTAGCCGATCTTTTTAAAGTCGATTTAGAAATTTTGGTTattcgatgatttaggattttattttgtgtactgcagatttaaattgttaatttattattattcatgattatgttaaattattttattagaattTTTGATTTAAGATTAGAAGAAAAAAAAGTAGTGGTCGTTTCATGGATAGTCTgagagagggttgttcagtgcatcatcatataatcattcatctgtatgaatggacatctccatgctcttgccaatgaaacatggcgtttacatcacagatgctattCTCGAGCTCGAGCTACCTTTATCCTCgttttaggtggctgaatcgactaggatcatgtttagaatatacggtacgcttcctaatgagtttcatgatcttacgttgcgacgcagacctcatggtacgtattttatattcaaagattttatctatgcagtttgcatgggtatacagataaaatataATGTCGTAATCGAatgaaatcgtaaaatattattaaaataaaaattattttacattataatcaataaagcccgagccacaagttggattgtcggacacctactctaacagatagaacaatcaaaatatgatgcttgagctgctgtttatttaaaagattttgagttccttttgttgaataatatacataaaaataataatacgtACAGAAGCATGAACTACTTTAGCTATTTGAAGAATTTACACGAAGATTgtcaacttttaaattaatatgtacGAAGCTAGGTTGATTTGAATAATCAAAAGTTTTACCCCTACTTTTTTGCCTACCACTCACGATTTTTTGAATATGCAAATATATACACCTCCGGTCTTCATCAACATATAATTCAAACTAACAATATTATAAGCTAAATCgaattatatatcaaaattccgATTAAAAGTCACGAAAATGAAATCCTCAaatgagatatatatatttttatttaatatatataaatataaattctaTATTACAAACTAATAATATAAATTCCTAAATGAAacgttaaataaaataattaaaattaaaaatcataaaaattaacaAGATCTCGACTTGCAAGTTCAGTTTCGTGGAAAGATCCTCACCACCCAGCATCATCATCAAGAGAACCTATTGTACGGCTGCGATTACATCTTCTCCAGTTTCTCTGCTCTGATCACCGGATTCGCCTTGGCTATGGCTTCCCGGCCTACACCCTTGAAATCGAAGCTGCAGTAGTGTTTCTCGGGGTACCTGTGGGTCCCACAGAAGGTGATCCCACACCTACACCGGAACCCCGTCAACCTCACCTTCTTGCTGCAAGAAAAGCATCTGTTCGTCGGAGGCTGAGACGGAGGAGCCGCCGCCGTTGTAACTTCCCTAATTACCTCCTCCGCCGCCGCCGCGGAAGGACTCTTCTGCACCCCCGCCACAGGCGGTGAAGGCGTAGGAGTTAAAGAGGTCGAGAATATCGGAGAAAAATCCCCTGATTTCTTGAGACAAATGCCCGCGTAACATTTAGAGCACATATTTTTCGTGGCGGGGCTCCCGAAGAACCCGCAATTATTGACGCACATCCTGTGGCATTCCGGCGCCTGGAATTCATGCTCTTCTGCCATGATTCTCTCCTGATTTGTTTCCTGTAACAAACATTTTAAAAAGACTCGAATATTTTCAAAGATGAATTCGCGTAGCGAAATCTATATAGGAGGAGATGCGTCGGGGGAGAGGGAATTGGAGTGGCGGAAGGATCAAAGAAGTTGGAAGAAAGATACAATATGGAGAAATAATAAGAAAGGAGATGAATAAATTCGCCGCGAGGGGTGGAGGGCACAGCCTGGATCgccattattttattttattttattttattcaagaCCAATGGACTTGATATATCCATTGGTCTTGAATAAGTATTGCAAGTCTTTCATCGTCAACTCCACCATTggcaaattataatttttattattcaataactttcaaattttctttccttgattttattctttcagtaatttatttttcatataaaaaaactTATAAGAGAACGTTTCACTTGTTAATTTTGTGAAGCGAAATTTCAATTTAATCCGACCTaagagaaatattattttttatgtcaaaatattacttttaactgCAATTATAGACATGATCGATCCGTTTCGAATATatatctgtgagaccgtctcaaatgAGACCTAATATGTTTGATGTtatttaaaaggaaaaaaattcaaattacaCGAAGTATTTTGTAATAGGATAACCTATTTCGGGTTTTTTCCATTTAAGTAgtcaaaatttgatatttaataAGAATTTGATAATACTGACATGTCAGATATAATCGGAGATATGTCTATATTAGCACCGGAGAAAAACAATATTATTGCATTAATGCTAATTTTGAGTAATAagaaaattaaaacttaaaataaagCACGCAAAGGAGCTGcctgaaaatttccaaacagcATGGCCTAGGCTTATGGTTATCCCAGCGAGAGGAGCACTTCCTAGAAAATCTAGGC
Coding sequences within it:
- the LOC142536212 gene encoding zinc finger A20 and AN1 domain-containing stress-associated protein 4-like; this encodes MAEEHEFQAPECHRMCVNNCGFFGSPATKNMCSKCYAGICLKKSGDFSPIFSTSLTPTPSPPVAGVQKSPSAAAAEEVIREVTTAAAPPSQPPTNRCFSCSKKVRLTGFRCRCGITFCGTHRYPEKHYCSFDFKGVGREAIAKANPVIRAEKLEKM